TCCCGTGTGGTGAAAGCACGGAGGTGACGACATGCGAGAGGGTTTCATCCCGGCTCCCGGCGGCAGGGTTTTCTACCGGATCATCGGCCAGGACGCGATCGGCGTTCCGCTGCTGGCGCTGCACGGCGGCCCCGGCATCCCGCATGACTATCTGGAGCCGCTGGAGGCTCTGGCCGACGAGCGGCCCGTGGTCTTCTACGACCAGCTCGGCTGCGGCGAATCTGACCGGCCGGGCGACCTTTCCCTTTACACCCTGCCCCGCTTCGTGGAAGAACTCGCGGCCGTGCGCCGTGAGCTCGGCCTGGAGCGGGTGCACCTCCTCGGCCAGTCCTGGGGCTGCATGCTGGCCGTGGAATACATGTTGGTAAGCCGTCCCGCCGGGGTGGCGAGCCTGGTGCTCTGCGGCCCTTGCCTCGACTCGCGGCGCTTCGCCGAAGACCAGCGCGTCCATCTCGAACACATGCCCGAGGCCGTGCGCGAAGCGGTTCTGAAGGCGGAGGCGTCCGGCGACTTCACCGCGCCCGACTACCAGGCGGCCATCATGGAGTACTACCGGAAACACGTCTGCCGCCTGGACCCCTGGCCCGAGTGCTTGAATCGGGCCGTGGAGAAAATGAACCCGGCGATCTATGAACACATGTGGGGACCGAGCGAATTCACCGCCCGGGGCACGCTCAGGAACCACGGCCGAACCGAGGAGTTGGGGGCGATCGATGCCCCCGTCCTGTTCACCTGCGGCCGCCTGGACGAAGCGCGGCCGGAGACCGCGGAGGAATACCGAGCCAGCATTCCCGGAGCCGAGCTGCGGATCTTCGAGGACGCCTCCCACGAACACCACCTGGAACAGACCGAAGCCTTTCTCGCCGCCGTGGCCGATTTCCTGCGGCGGGCCGACGAATCCGTGAGGCGGTCCTGAGCAGCACCGCGCGGACGAGAAGAGAACACACTCAGCACATGGAGCCGATCCCATGAAATCCCGCACCGAACACGACTTTCTCGGCGAGAGGGAGATTCCTTCCGGCGCCTATTACGGCATCCAGACCCTGCGCGCCGTGGAGAACTTCAACATCTCCCGCCGCTCCATCTCCCACTGGCCCGAGATGATCACGGCCCTGGCCCAGGTGAAGAAGGCCGCGGCCACGGCCAACATGCAACTCGGCGTGGTCCCGGCCGAGATCGGCGGGGCCATCCGCTCCGCCTGCGACGAAATCATCGCGGGCAGCCTCCACGACCAGTTCCCCGTGGACTGCATCCAGGGCGGCGCGGGCACCTCCACGAACATGAACGCCAACGAGGTCATCGCCAACCGCGCCCTGGAACTCCTGGGGCGCGAGAAGGGCCAGTACGAGCACTGCCACCCGAACAACCACGTGAACTGCTGCCAGTCCACCAACGACGTCTATCCCACGGCCTTCCGTCTGGCCCTGTACAACGACCTGACCGCGCTCACGGGCGACATGGCCCATCTGCAGGAGGGATTCGCCAACAAGGGCGAGGAGTTCGCCGACGTGCTCAAGATGGGCCGGACCCAGCTTCAGGACGCCGTGCCCATGACCCTGGGCCAGGAGTTCTCGGCCTACGCCACGACCCTGGGCGAGGACATCTGCCGCGTGCGCGAGGCCCGCGACTTGGTCCTGGAGATCAACCTCGGGGCCACGGCCATCGGCACCGGGATCAACTCCCCCGAGGGCTACGCCCGCCTGGCCACCGAGGCCCTGCGCGAGCAGACCGGCCTGCCCTTCGTCACCTCGCCGAACCTGGTGGAGGCCACCTGGGACACCGGGGCCTACGTGCAGGTCTCCGGCGTGCTCAAGCGCGTGGCCGTGAAGCTCTCCAAGATCTGCAACGACCTGCGGCTGCTCTCCTCCGGCCCTCGCGCGGGCCTGAACGAGATCAACCTGCCCAAGATGCAGCCCGGTTCCTCGATCATGCCCGGCAAGGTCAATCCCGTGATTCCCGAAGTGGTCAACCAGGTGGCCTACGACATCATCGGCAAGGACGTGACCGTGTCTCTGGCGGCCGAGGGCGGCCAGCTGGAGCTGAACGTCATGGAGCCGGTCATCGTCAACTGCCTGTTCCAGGGCATCGACATGCTCCGCCGCGCCTGCCGCGTGCTGCGCGACCGCTGCGTGGACGGCATCACCGCCAACCGCGACGACTGCCGCCGGATGGTCGAGAACAGCATCGGCATCATCACCGCCCTCAACCCGCTCATCGGCTACGAGAAGTCCGCCGCCGTGGCCAGGGAGGCGCTGGAGACCGGCGCGTCCGTCTACGACCTGGTCCTCAAATACAAGCTGCTGAGCAAGGAAAAGATGGACGAGGTGCTTTCACCCGAAAACATGATGCGGCCACGCTTCATCGGGAGCTGACGAGGCCGGGGCTCAGCCTTCCCGGCTGAACGGGCGGCCCAGGTCGGCCGGGGCGTTGCCGAGACGCCGCAGACGCTCCAGCCGGTTGGACGCCGCCAGCACGAGCAGGGTCAGGACGTAGGGCAGGACGCGCAGGATCCAGACCGGGACCGCGTCCAGTCCCGCTGCCTGGAAGTAGAACTGGAGGGCCGAGAGCCCGCCGAAGAGGAGCGCGCCCACGGCCACCCGGCCGGGCCGCCAGCCGGCGAAGACGACCATGGCGATGGCGATGTAGCCCTGGCCCGCGCTCATGCCGTCCTTCCAGCCCGGGGTGAAGCAGAGCGAGAGGTAGGCCCCGGCCAGACCGGCCAGACACCCGCCGAAGAGCACGCAGAGGCTGCGCGTCAGCCGCACCGGCACGCCCGCCGCGTCCGCGGCCTGGGCGTTCTCGCCCGAGGCCCGCACGGCCAGACCGGCGCGGGTGCGCGCGAGGAACCAGCAGACCAGGGGCAGCAGGACATAGGCCGCGTAGGCCAGGGGCGGCTGGCGGAACAGGACGTCGCCCAGCGCCGGGATGTCCGCCAGCAGCGGCATGTCGTACGACGGCAGGCGCAGACCCTGGCCGCCGATCCAGGCCCGGCCCAGGAAGCTCGTGCCGCCTATGCCGAGCAGACCCACGGCCAGGCCGGAAAGCACCTGGTCCGCCCCGCAGCCCACGCTGAACAGGGCGTGCAGCGAGGCCAGGGCCATGCCCGCCAGGGCGGCCGCGCCCACGGCGGCCAGGGGATCGCCCGTGGCCGCGCCCACCGCGAATCCCGCCAGGGCCCCGGCCAGCATCATGCCCTCCAGGCCCAGGTTGAGCACCCCGCCGCGCTCGGAAAGCGCCTCGCCCAGGGCCGCCAGGAGCACGGCGATGGAGGACTTCACCGCGATCTGGGCCACCAGGATCAGGTCATTGCCCACGGCCGCCTCCGTCCGCGCCGCCCAGGACCACGCGGCGGCCCGAAATCCACTCGCCCAGAAGCAGGCCGAAGAGGAGCGCGGCCTCGATCACCGCAACCACGGCCCCGGGCAGGCCCAGGGCGGTCTGGAGTTGGTCCCCGCCGACCTCCGCCGCGCCCAGGAACACGGCCGCCGGAACCACGGCCAGGGGGTGCAGCCGGGCCAGGAAGGCCACGATGATGCCGTCGAAGCCGTAGCCCGAGGCCAGGCCGTCCTGGAGGCGGTGCTGCATGCCCAGGACCTCGCAGGCCCCGGCCAGCCCGGCCAGGGCCCCGGAAAGACAGAGGGCCAGGACCGTGATCCGCTCCACCCGGAACCCGCCGTAGCGCGCGGCGGACGGGCTGTGGCCGATGATCCGGGCCCGGTAGCCGAAACCCGTGCGCCGGAGGAGGAACAGGAGGAGCGCGGCGCAGGCCAGGGCCAGGGCCAGCCCCAGATGCAGGCGGGTGCCGGGCCAGACCGGCAGGAAGGAGGCGGCGGGCAGCTCGGCCGTGCCCGGGAAGCCGAACCCGGCCGGATCGCGCCAGGGGCCGAAATAGAGGTGCTCCATGAAGATCACGGCCACGTAGTTCAGGAGCAGGGTGGAGAGGATCTCGTTGACCCCGCAGCGGGTCTTGAGCAGCGCGGCCAACCCGGCCCAGAGCCCGCCCAGGAGGGCCCCGGCCAGGAGGCAGGCCGGGATCAGGGCCCAGGGACCGGCCTCGGGCCAGAGCCGCAGCCCCACCAGGCCCGCGCCGACCGCGCCGAACACGAACTGGCCCTCGGCTCCGATGTTCCAGACCTGGAGCGAGCAGCACAGGGCCACGGCCAGGCCGGTGAGGGTCAAGGGCGCGGCCTTGAGCAGTACCTCGGTGAAGGCCCCGGGATACCCGAGCGCGCCCCGGATCATGGCCGCGTAGGCCGCCAGGGGGTCGGCTCCGAGCGCGGCGAAGGCCGCCGCGCCGAGGACCAGGGCCAGGACCAGGGCCGCTCCCGTGGCCGGGAGCCCGCCCAGGGGCGGCGGGCCGTGACGCTTTTCCAAACGGATCACGCGGCCTCCAGACCGGACATGAGCCGCCCCAGGACGTCCAGGGCCCCCGGCGCGCCGGAATCGACCCAGCCCGCCGGACGCCCGCGATAGAGGACCATCACCCGCGAGGCCAGGGCCAGGGCCTCCTCGGGGTCGCCGGTGAGCAGGATCACGGCCGCGTCGTCGGCCGCGCGCGCCAGGGCGGCGCGCACTTCGGCCACGGCGGACACGTCCAGGCCCTGGGTGGGCTGCTCCACCACCAGCAACGGAGCTTCCTTGTGGAGTTCTCGCGCCAGGATGAACTTCTGCAGATTGCCGCCGGACAGTTCGCGGGCCAGGGCTCCGGGACCGGAGGCCGCGATGCGGAACTCCTCGATGGCCCGACGCACGAGCCGGTCGGCCCCGGCGAAGTCCGGGAACAGGCTCCGGCCGCCGGGCGTGGTGAGCAGGAAATTCTCGCGCAGGGTCAGGTCCGGGACCGTGGCCTGACCGTGCCGGTCCTCGGGCACGAAGGCCACCCGCTCGCGTTCCGGCGGCCAGCGACGCGCGTCCATGTCCCGGCCCAGAAAAACGATCCGGCCGGACACAGGCGGCCGCACCCCGCCCAGAGCCTGGGCCAGGGCCTCCAGGCCGTTGCCGGCCACGGCCGTGACCGCCACGATCTCCCCCTGTCGGGCCTCGATGTCGACACCGGAGAAGGCGGGCAGCCCCTGGGCGTCCGAGCCGCCCAGGCCCCGCGCGGAAAAGACCGTTTCGCCCGCCGCGCGCCGGAGCCGGGCCGGAGGCGTCCCGCTCTCCCCGCCCATCATGAGCCGGGCCAGTTCGGCGGGGTCCAGCTCCGAGGCCGGGCCCAGGTTGCGGGCCACCACCCGACCGCGCCGGAGTATGGAAACCTCGTCGGCGGCCAGGCCGATCTCCTCCAGCTTGTGGCTCACGAAGACCACGGCCCGGCCATCGGCGGCCAGACGGCGCAGCAGGGCGTAGAGTTCACGGATTTCCTCCGGGGCCAGCACCGAGGTGGGCTCGTCGAGAATGAGCACGCCCGCATCGCGGGCCAGGAGTTTGAGAATCTCCACCCGCTGGCGCTCGCCCATGGACAGGTCGTCGATGCGCCGCTCCGGCTCCACGGGGATGCCGAAGCGCTCGCCCAGATCCCGGACCTCGCCGGGGCCGAGCAGGCGGCCCAGGGCCAGGGAAAGGTTCTCGACCACGCTCAGGGGGCCCACGAGCATGAAGCGCTGGTGGACCATGCCGATGCCCAGGCGCAGGGAGCGGGCCGGGGAGTCCAGGCGCACCGGGACCCCGCGCAGGAGGATGGTCCCGGCGTCCGGGCGGCGGCTCCCGGCCAGCATGCCCATGAGCGTGCTCTTGCCCGCCCCGTTCTCGCCCAGCAGGGCGTGGACCCGGCCCGCGTACAGGTCCAGGTCCACGGCGTCGTTGGCCGTGAACGGCCCGAAGCGCTTGGTCAGGCCCCGGCAGGCGAGGAGCGGCGTGTCATGCGGCATGGCGAAAAAGGGGACCGGAAGCCGGTCCCCCGGTTGCGCGTCGGAACGCTAGTTCGGCAGCTTGCCGCCGACGCCCTTGACGAACCACTGCATGGTCAGCAGATCCTTGTCCGAGGCCTTCTGGCCCGCGGCGATGCGTTCCTTGCCGGACTGGTCCAGGATGGGACCGGCGAAGGACTCGTCCTGGCCCTTCTCCATCCGGGCCGCCACGGCCTGGACCTTGTCGCGCACGGCCTGGGGCACGGCCTTGCCCAAGGGCGAAAGCCCGACGACCCCGTCCTCCATGCCGCCGAAGTACTCCACCGGCTTCCAGGTTCCGTCCAGAACCTTGCGGACCTGGTCCACATAGACCCGGCCCCAGTGGAAGACCGTGGAGACCAGCGCGCAGTCCGCGCCGTAACGGGCCACGTCGTCGCAGTAGCCGACGGCGGCCACGCCCTTGGCGCAGGCGGCCTTGGCGCTGTCGGGCGTGTCGGCCATCTGGCGGATGAGGTCGTGGCCCCGGCCCGCCAGGGTTTCGGCCAGGGTGGTTTCGTTGACCGGATCGCGCCAGGCCTTGAGCCAGACCACGGTGTTCACCTTGGCCGGGTCGTGGGTGGCCTTGGCCTCGCCCAGGCCGCGCAGCAGGCCCAGGGTGAAGGCGTTGATCCCGCGCACCACTTCGGGGATGGGCTGGGTGGCCACGGTGCCCACGTTCTTGTAGCCCATGAGTCCGGCCAGGTAGCCCGCCAGATACTCGGTCTGCTCGATGCGGATCATGTAGGTGCCCATGTTCGGCCGGGTCTTGTAGCCCGCGCAGTGCATGAACTTCACCTTGGGGAACTCCCCGGCCACCTTGTACATGGCGTCCATGTGCGTGAAGGTGGTGCCGAAGACGATGTCGCAGCCCTGCTGGGCGTAGGAGCGGATGACCCGCTCGGAGTCGGCCGGGCTCATGACGTTCTCGGTGTAGGACACCTCCACCTTGTCGCCCAGCTCCTTCTTGAGCTGTTCGATGCCCGCGTAATGGCTGGCGGTCCAGCCCTGGTCGTTGATCGTCTCCAGCAGCACGAAGGCCACCCGGACCTTGTTTCCCGCGAACGCGGCCGAGGCGGCCAGCAGCACCAGCGCGACGGCCAGCGCCGCCATGAGGATTCTCTTCATCTCCCTCGCTCCTTGTTTGTCCGTGCGGGCGCATCCGGCCGCGCCGCTCCATCTGCGGACATACCCGATATTTCCCCGGCCCGCAAAGCCCTGGCATCCCGGCGGGATGCGCGGTGGAACCGATCGAGGGAGCGGAATCCAGGGGGAGTGATTCCCGATCGTTTTCTTGCTACTTGAACCGTCCTGCGACATACTGCCCGCGCAGCGAAATACGGGCAGGCCGTTCCGCCCCTCAGCGAGGGGCGTGGAATATCCCAGCAACCCGAACCCTGGAGAGCACCATGAAACGCATTCTTTCCCTGTTCCTCGCCGCCGCTCTGCTGGTCTCCTTCGCGGGAGCAGCCTCGGCCAAGAAACTCATCGTGGCCACGGACACCAACTTCCCGCCCTTCGAATTCAAGGATCCGGCCTCCGGCAAGCACACCGGCTTCGACGTGGAGCTGTGGGACGCCATCGCCAAGAAGATCGGCGCGGAGTACGACCTCCAGCCCATGGACTTCAACGGCATCATTCCCGGCCTCCAGTCCGGCCAGATCGACGTGGGCATCGCGGGCATGACCATCAAGCCCGAGCGCGCCAAGGTCGTGGACTTCTCCGACCCCTACTACAACGCGGGCCTGCTCATCCTGGTCAAGAGCGACAACAAGGACATCACGGACGTGAAGAGCCTGGCCGGCAAGGTCGTCTCCACGAAGCTCGGCACCACCAGCGAGGACTTCGTGAAGAAGGAGGCCGGAGCCAAGGACGTGAAGCTCTTCCCGAACAACGACGCCATGTTCATGGAGCTGCTCTCCGGCGGCGCCGACGCCGTGGTCTTCGACTCCCCGGTGGTCTCCGACTTCATGCGCACCGCGGGCAAGGGCCAGGTCAAGGTCGTCGGCCCCCTGTACCAGGGCCAGTCCTACGGCATCGCCTTCCCCAAGGGCAGCGGCCTGAAGGCCAAGGCCGACGCGGCCCTGAAGGCCCTCAAGGACAGCGGCGCCTACCGCACCCTGTATATGAAGTGGTTCGGCACGGAGCCGAAGTAACCCCAACGCCTTTCACGACCGAGGCCCGGACGCCTAGGCGTCCGGGCCTCGGTCCCGCCTTGAGACGAGGTTCCCATGGCCTTTCAGTTTGAACCAAGCGTGGTCATCGAGACTTTTCCCATGCTCATGCGCGGGCTGAAGTTCACCGTGCTCATCACGGTGGGCGGCCTGAGCTTCGGCTTCCTCCTGGGAGCCCTCTTCGGGCTCATGAAACTGGCCCGCTCCCCCTGGCCCCGCAAGCTGGCCGGAGCCTACATCGAGACCATCCGGGGCACGCCCATGCTCGTGCAGGCCATGTTCCTGTATTACGGCGTGCCCATGGCCCTGGGCATCCGCATCCACCCCCTGCTGGCGGGCGGCCTCGTCATCGCCGTCAACTCCGGGGCCTACATCGCGGAGATCGTGCGCGGAGCCATCCAGTCCATCCATTCGGGCCAGACCGAGGCCGGACGCTCCATCGGCCTCACCGGCTTCCAGACCATGCGCTACATCATCTGGCCCCAGGCCTTCCGGCGCATGATCCCGCCCCTGGGCAACCAGTTCATCATCAGCCTCAAGGACACCTCCCTGCTCATGGTCATCGGCGTCGGCGAACTGCTGCG
This is a stretch of genomic DNA from Desulfovibrio aminophilus DSM 12254. It encodes these proteins:
- a CDS encoding proline iminopeptidase-family hydrolase — its product is MREGFIPAPGGRVFYRIIGQDAIGVPLLALHGGPGIPHDYLEPLEALADERPVVFYDQLGCGESDRPGDLSLYTLPRFVEELAAVRRELGLERVHLLGQSWGCMLAVEYMLVSRPAGVASLVLCGPCLDSRRFAEDQRVHLEHMPEAVREAVLKAEASGDFTAPDYQAAIMEYYRKHVCRLDPWPECLNRAVEKMNPAIYEHMWGPSEFTARGTLRNHGRTEELGAIDAPVLFTCGRLDEARPETAEEYRASIPGAELRIFEDASHEHHLEQTEAFLAAVADFLRRADESVRRS
- the aspA gene encoding aspartate ammonia-lyase, which translates into the protein MKSRTEHDFLGEREIPSGAYYGIQTLRAVENFNISRRSISHWPEMITALAQVKKAAATANMQLGVVPAEIGGAIRSACDEIIAGSLHDQFPVDCIQGGAGTSTNMNANEVIANRALELLGREKGQYEHCHPNNHVNCCQSTNDVYPTAFRLALYNDLTALTGDMAHLQEGFANKGEEFADVLKMGRTQLQDAVPMTLGQEFSAYATTLGEDICRVREARDLVLEINLGATAIGTGINSPEGYARLATEALREQTGLPFVTSPNLVEATWDTGAYVQVSGVLKRVAVKLSKICNDLRLLSSGPRAGLNEINLPKMQPGSSIMPGKVNPVIPEVVNQVAYDIIGKDVTVSLAAEGGQLELNVMEPVIVNCLFQGIDMLRRACRVLRDRCVDGITANRDDCRRMVENSIGIITALNPLIGYEKSAAVAREALETGASVYDLVLKYKLLSKEKMDEVLSPENMMRPRFIGS
- a CDS encoding ABC transporter permease, with product MGNDLILVAQIAVKSSIAVLLAALGEALSERGGVLNLGLEGMMLAGALAGFAVGAATGDPLAAVGAAALAGMALASLHALFSVGCGADQVLSGLAVGLLGIGGTSFLGRAWIGGQGLRLPSYDMPLLADIPALGDVLFRQPPLAYAAYVLLPLVCWFLARTRAGLAVRASGENAQAADAAGVPVRLTRSLCVLFGGCLAGLAGAYLSLCFTPGWKDGMSAGQGYIAIAMVVFAGWRPGRVAVGALLFGGLSALQFYFQAAGLDAVPVWILRVLPYVLTLLVLAASNRLERLRRLGNAPADLGRPFSREG
- a CDS encoding ABC transporter permease — protein: MIRLEKRHGPPPLGGLPATGAALVLALVLGAAAFAALGADPLAAYAAMIRGALGYPGAFTEVLLKAAPLTLTGLAVALCCSLQVWNIGAEGQFVFGAVGAGLVGLRLWPEAGPWALIPACLLAGALLGGLWAGLAALLKTRCGVNEILSTLLLNYVAVIFMEHLYFGPWRDPAGFGFPGTAELPAASFLPVWPGTRLHLGLALALACAALLLFLLRRTGFGYRARIIGHSPSAARYGGFRVERITVLALCLSGALAGLAGACEVLGMQHRLQDGLASGYGFDGIIVAFLARLHPLAVVPAAVFLGAAEVGGDQLQTALGLPGAVVAVIEAALLFGLLLGEWISGRRVVLGGADGGGRGQ
- a CDS encoding ABC transporter ATP-binding protein produces the protein MPHDTPLLACRGLTKRFGPFTANDAVDLDLYAGRVHALLGENGAGKSTLMGMLAGSRRPDAGTILLRGVPVRLDSPARSLRLGIGMVHQRFMLVGPLSVVENLSLALGRLLGPGEVRDLGERFGIPVEPERRIDDLSMGERQRVEILKLLARDAGVLILDEPTSVLAPEEIRELYALLRRLAADGRAVVFVSHKLEEIGLAADEVSILRRGRVVARNLGPASELDPAELARLMMGGESGTPPARLRRAAGETVFSARGLGGSDAQGLPAFSGVDIEARQGEIVAVTAVAGNGLEALAQALGGVRPPVSGRIVFLGRDMDARRWPPERERVAFVPEDRHGQATVPDLTLRENFLLTTPGGRSLFPDFAGADRLVRRAIEEFRIAASGPGALARELSGGNLQKFILARELHKEAPLLVVEQPTQGLDVSAVAEVRAALARAADDAAVILLTGDPEEALALASRVMVLYRGRPAGWVDSGAPGALDVLGRLMSGLEAA
- a CDS encoding BMP family ABC transporter substrate-binding protein; this translates as MKRILMAALAVALVLLAASAAFAGNKVRVAFVLLETINDQGWTASHYAGIEQLKKELGDKVEVSYTENVMSPADSERVIRSYAQQGCDIVFGTTFTHMDAMYKVAGEFPKVKFMHCAGYKTRPNMGTYMIRIEQTEYLAGYLAGLMGYKNVGTVATQPIPEVVRGINAFTLGLLRGLGEAKATHDPAKVNTVVWLKAWRDPVNETTLAETLAGRGHDLIRQMADTPDSAKAACAKGVAAVGYCDDVARYGADCALVSTVFHWGRVYVDQVRKVLDGTWKPVEYFGGMEDGVVGLSPLGKAVPQAVRDKVQAVAARMEKGQDESFAGPILDQSGKERIAAGQKASDKDLLTMQWFVKGVGGKLPN
- the glnH gene encoding glutamine ABC transporter substrate-binding protein GlnH, whose amino-acid sequence is MKRILSLFLAAALLVSFAGAASAKKLIVATDTNFPPFEFKDPASGKHTGFDVELWDAIAKKIGAEYDLQPMDFNGIIPGLQSGQIDVGIAGMTIKPERAKVVDFSDPYYNAGLLILVKSDNKDITDVKSLAGKVVSTKLGTTSEDFVKKEAGAKDVKLFPNNDAMFMELLSGGADAVVFDSPVVSDFMRTAGKGQVKVVGPLYQGQSYGIAFPKGSGLKAKADAALKALKDSGAYRTLYMKWFGTEPK
- a CDS encoding amino acid ABC transporter permease — translated: MAFQFEPSVVIETFPMLMRGLKFTVLITVGGLSFGFLLGALFGLMKLARSPWPRKLAGAYIETIRGTPMLVQAMFLYYGVPMALGIRIHPLLAGGLVIAVNSGAYIAEIVRGAIQSIHSGQTEAGRSIGLTGFQTMRYIIWPQAFRRMIPPLGNQFIISLKDTSLLMVIGVGELLRTGQEIVAVNFRAFEVYLAVALVYLVMTLSIAEALKRLERRLRIRQ